One segment of Apus apus isolate bApuApu2 chromosome 1, bApuApu2.pri.cur, whole genome shotgun sequence DNA contains the following:
- the MRPL51 gene encoding 39S ribosomal protein L51, mitochondrial encodes MATPLATLLRAAGRALLGRAPQLPGAQRSLSGGGACRGPVRPGLPVPLSSPLAGLTRAFRIREPPKPKQVDRWTEKRALFGLYDNVGILGGFQIHPKSLIVGPRWLRGWRGNELQRCLRKKRMVGDRMFVDDLHKLNKRIRYLYRRFNRTGQHR; translated from the exons ATGGCCACCCCCCTGGCCACGCTGCTGCGAGCGGCGGGGCGAGCCCTCCTGGGCCGGGCCCCGCAGCTGCCGGGGGCCCAGCGGAGCCTTAGCGGCGGCGGGGCCTGCCGGGGGCCCGTGCGGCCCGGCCTTCCCGTGCCCCTCTCGTCGCCCCTGGCAGGGCTCACCCGGGCCTTCCGCATCAGGGAGCCCCCCAAGCCCAAGCAGGTGGATCGCTGGACGGAAAAACGGGCCTTGTTCGGCCTCTACGACAACGTGGGGATCCTGG GTGGCTTCCAGATCCACCCGAAGAGTCTCATTGTAGGGCCCCGGTggctgcggggctggcgggggaACGAGCTGCAGCGGTGCCTCCGCAAGAAGCGGATGGTGGGAGACCGGATGTTTGTCGATGACCTGCACAAGCTCAACAAGAGGATCCGGTACTTGTACCGGCGCTTCAATCGCACCGGCCAGCACCGCTAG